In Erigeron canadensis isolate Cc75 chromosome 1, C_canadensis_v1, whole genome shotgun sequence, a single window of DNA contains:
- the LOC122608344 gene encoding phospholipase A(1) LCAT3 — MVGGKWWCFGGRSSGENGPDLDPVLLVSGIGGSILNSKPKSWFGLTTRVWVRILLADLEFRKRVWSLYNPDTGYTEELDDSSTIVVPEDDYGLYAIDILDPSFWIKCLHVTDVYHFHDMIDMLVNCGYKKGTTLFGYGYDFRQSNRIDQLMDGLKKKLETAYNAAGGRKVNLISHSMGGLLVSCFISLHSDVFAKYVNKWITIASPFQGAPGCINDTLLTGLQFVEGLESYFFVSRWSMHQLLVECPSIYEMMPNPEFKWKKQPEIKVWKNCSENGEDSVKLESYGTTGCVELFVEALKDNEIEYNKKTISLPFNYDIYKWAATTRKMLNSVQLPKGIEFYNIYGTSLETPFDVCYGSETDPVNEPSEICHTLPEYSYVDGDGTVPSESAMADGFEAIERVGIPGAHRALLRDETVFSYIRKWLGIEELNSSRVKTSKIVNVDSS, encoded by the exons atggtGGGTGGAAAATGGTGGTGTTTCGGTGGCCGGAGCTCCGGCGAAAATGGTCCTGATCTTGACCCGGTACTTCTGGTTAGTGGGATTGGTGGGTCTATTCTAAATTCCAAACCCAAAAGTTGGTTCGGGTTAACAACCCGGGTTTGGGTCCGAATTCTTCTTGCTGATTTGGAGTTCAGGAAAAGAGTCTGGTCACTTTACAATCCTGAcactg GCTATACTGAAGAATTGGATGATAGTTCTACTATTGTTGTTCCAGAAGacgattatggactttatgctATTGATATTTTGGATCCCTCATTT TGGATAAAATGTTTACACGTGACGGATGTATATCATTTTCATGACATGATCGATATGCTTGTTAATTGTGGATACAAGAAAGGAACCACATTGTTCGGATATGGTTATGACTTCCGCCAGAGCAATAG AATTGACCAATTAATGGATGGCCTCAAAAAAAAGCTAGAGACTGCATATAATGCTGCTGGGGGTAGGAAAGTCAACCTTATATCACACTCAATGGGTGGATTGCTAGTGTCGTGTTTCATATCACTTCATTCTGAT GTGTTTGCCAAGTATGTTAATAAGTGGATAACTATTGCAAGCCCTTTCCAAG GTGCACCGGGATGCATCAACGATACACTTTTAACTGGATTACAGTTTGTGGAGGGACTTGAAAGCTACTTCTTTGTATCGAGGTGGTCAATGCATCAACTG TTGGTGGAATGCCCATCAATATACGAGATGATGCCCAATCCTGAATTCAAATGGAAAAAGCAACCTGAGATTAAGGTCTGGAAAAATTGTTCAGAAAATGGAGAAGATTCAGTTAAATTGGAAAGTTATGGCACAACTGGATGTGTAGAGCTGTTTGTAGAAGCATTGAAGGACAACGAg ATAGAGTATAACAAGAAGACTATATCTCTGCCATTCAACTATGATATCTACAAATGGGCTGCTACTACACGCAAGATGCTAAACAGTGTGCAACTTCCTAAAGGAATTGagttttacaatatatatggaACATCGTTGGAAACACCATTTGATGTTTG TTATGGTTCGGAAACTGATCCAGTCAACGAGCCATCTGAAATTTGCCATACATTG CCTGAATACTCGTATGTGGATGGAGATGGAACAGTACCCTCTGAGTCTGCAATG GCTGATGGTTTTGAAGCAATTGAGCGGGTAGGAATCCCGGGTGCTCATCGGGCACTATTAAGAGATGAAACTGTATTTTCATACATACGGAAGTGGTTAGGAATCGAAGAATTGAACAGCTCACGTGTTAAAACCTCCAAAATCGTCAATGTTGATTCATCTTGA
- the LOC122585471 gene encoding protein METHYLENE BLUE SENSITIVITY 1-like produces the protein MTGKAKPKKHTAKEIAAKVAAATTNKGGGKAGVADRTGQEKGGHAKYECPHCKITAPDVKTMQIHHDSKHPKIPFDESKVTNLHAVLAPIAESKPRPGVRGSLKK, from the coding sequence ATGACAGGAAAAGCAAAGCCAAAGAAACACACAGCAAAAGAAATCGCCGCAAAAGTGGCGGCAGCCACCACAAACAAAGGTGGCGGCAAGGCAGGAGTTGCCGACCGTACCGGTCAGGAAAAAGGCGGCCACGCCAAATACGAATGCCCGCATTGCAAAATAACCGCACCTGATGTTAAAACAATGCAGATTCATCATGATTCTAAACACCCCAAGATTCCTTTCGATGAATCCAAGGTTACTAACTTACATGCTGTCCTTGCTCCTATTGCTGAATCCAAACCTCGTCCCGGTGTTCGTGGTAGCCTCAAAAAGTGA
- the LOC122584657 gene encoding uncharacterized protein LOC122584657, which yields MAFDSTNTSGSFFIKTVELQNWWLTKTPGTQYDNETLIIGVAGVSQQNGVGRCFYSAPILKVTDYFELETVDGVFVILRSFIDKERTLENGFSPEVFEHFIFGFPLNWKQFATSSPEDSAAKCVARGLEFPPHEDGKVSIEGHADFHDRSPSKSQQSDIYTVDMEVQDCEDTILNNKTATVSNASSYETPQEHLVKAGHEIPGKRSPVTSEYEADSSPLASPIVGKAANSSTPKRLRVSSRRMTRSMTKVDISKTNSPLLNDISNLNKVALIDPDITEDTRNKSTSQVGISNQGESKDADAGRYDSKEKETTDLSKANVSIINSKRKQNDQNVDDTRKKLTFQVGISSQRKSKEAGVSSESQIGIRKCDLRPKLNKSGCSDPFTNTSVGVVSSINASTGDINFASGVIAENDNAVPSRTNMKGCQNKGKGQEGVASKAEIGSEKVITRSKSRGNLKSPSLCHGSPKTQLKASPKTHPQANKASKEECGSEYTLSPESLSGKKSRSGRVLLPKLEFWRNQRKVFDENGEVCGVEERV from the exons ATGGCATTTGACAGTACTAATACTAGTGGATCTTTCTTCATAAAAACA GTTGAATTGCAAAACTGGTGGTTAACGAAAACACCCGGAACACAATACGATAATGAAACACTAATAATAGGGGTTGCTGGTGTCTCCCAACA GAATGGGGTAGGGCGATGTTTCTATTCTGCACCGATACTTAAGGTAACGGATTACTTTGAGTTAGAGACTGTTGACGGCGTATTTGTCATTTTGAGAAGCTTTATTGACAAGGAGCGCACCCTCGAAAATGGATTCTCCCCTGAG GTGTTTgaacattttatttttggttttcctCTTAACTGGAAACAATTTGCTACAAGCAGTCCCGAAGACTCTGCTGCCAAATGTGTTGCAAGAG GTTTGGAGTTTCCACCACATGAAGATGGGAAAGTCTCGATTGAAGGACATGCTGACTTTCATGATCGCTCCCCAAGTAAATCACAGCAAAGTGATATCTACACCGTGGATATGGAAGTTCAAGATTGCGAAGACACAATTTTGAACAATAAAACTGCTACTGTCTCTAATGCATCCTCGTATGAAACTCCACAA GAGCACCTAGTTAAAGCTGGACATGAAATTCCAGGTAAAAGATCTCCTGTGACATCCGAATATGAGGCTGATTCAAGTCCCTTGGCTAGTCCCATTGTAGGAAAGGCTGCGAACTCATCAACACCTAAGCGTTTAAGAGTTTCTAGCAGGCGTATGACAAGATCCATGACCAAGGTGGATATCAGTAAAACCAATTCTCCACTACTAAATGATATATCTAATTTGAATAAGGTAGCTCTTATTGATCCCGATATTACTGAGGATACTAGAAATAAGTCAACGTCTCAAGTTGGGATTTCGAATCAGGGGGAAAGTAAGGATGCTGATGCAGGGAGATATGattcaaaggaaaaagaaaCTACAGATTTATCTAAGGCCAATGTTTCAATAATAAATTCAAAACGGAAACAAAATGACCAAAATGTTGATGATACTAGAAAGAAGTTAACCTTTCAAGTTGGTATTTCAAGTCAGAGGAAAAGTAAGGAAGCTGGTGTAAGCAGTGAATCACAGATTGGCATAAGGAAATGTGATTTAAGGCCAAAACTCAATAAATCTGGCTGTTCAGATCCATTTACTAACACGAGTGTTGGTGTTGTAAGCTCAATAAATGCCTCCACTGGGGATATCAACTTTGCTTCTGGTGTAATAGCTGAAAATGACAACGCAGTCCCTTCAAGGACAAACATGAAAGGTTGCCAAAATAAGGGAAAAGGTCAAGAAGGTGTAGCTTCAAAGGCCGAAATTGGTTCTGAAAAGGTTATCACTCGCAGCAAGTCCAGAGGCAACCTGAAATCTCCAAGTTTATGCCATGGAAGCCCTAAAACGCAACTTAAAGCAAGTCCCAAAACTCATCCACAGGCCAACAAG GCCTCCAAGGAAGAATGTGGAAGTGAATACACTTTGTCTCCAGAATCTTTGAGTGGAAAGAAGTCCAGATCGG GAAGAGTGCTCCTACCCAAATTGGAATTCTGGCGCAACCaaagaaaggtttttgatgAG AATGGAGAAGTGTGTGGAGTCGAGGAACGTGTGTGA